A part of Fusarium oxysporum Fo47 chromosome III, complete sequence genomic DNA contains:
- a CDS encoding major facilitator superfamily domain-containing protein produces MTSTDRVPIPGEARLILADSATDASCFVLQPTPSKDPNEPLNWPTWRKLFNFGLSIAVTVAAFTNVSIQTVFWQQMTVDMGVSIQQLTNAQSAQLAGLAMGCLFFIPLAIKYGRRSAYIISTAVLAGVSWWTSRMQSYPELIVTMVITGLGGAINETAVQMTISDLFFVHHRGSANAVYFTAVMVGSFLAPMAAGTQAANQGWRWSYYTLSICLTILFVVFIFAFEETKYIPVSVGEADNDDACSEQNPTEKDIDSKNKVGSDLVTVATHTDPTIPMNSYRQCMRLTTTTSESLPRLFMMPFHVITLPHVMFTALQFASGVCWLVIFMQIISIVFSAPPYSFTTAGIGYMALGPFVGNIFGSIYGGPLADWTVVRLARRNGGVYEPEMRLYPLVIPTFFMAGGIIMFGATAARGMHWIYPSLGGAFFAFGLGANGDITFTLIIDTYRELVAEAFIGIAFLRNAVSVGVTFAIVPWMTSMGLTNMFIISGCIAFAIGSLFVPMIIYGKKIRTTLAPRYWKLVEMRSRI; encoded by the exons ATGACCTCCACCGATCGCGTCCCCATCCCGGGAGAAGCCCGCCTGATCTTGG CAGATTCAGCTACCGACGCGTCGTGCTTCGTTCTTCAGCCAACGCCCTCCAAGGATCCCAATGAACCTCTT AATTGGCCTACATGGCGAaagctcttcaactttgGGCTGTCGATCGCCGTCACGGTCGCTGCTTTCACGAATGTCTCTATCCAGACTGTCTTTTGGCAGCAGATGACTGTTGACATGGGCGTTAGCATTCAGCAGTTGACCAATGCCCAATCCGCCCAGCTAGCTGGTCTAGCCATGGGTTGCTTGTTCTTCATCCCCCTCGCTATCAAGTATGGGCGTCGCTCTGCGTACATCATCTCTACTGCTGTTCTTGCTGGTGTCTCGTGGTGGACTTCGAGAATGCAGAGCTATCCTGAGTTGATTGTCACCATGGTTATTACTGGTCTCGGTGGTGCTATCAACGAGACGGCTGTTCAGATGACT ATCTCTGACCTCTTCTTTGTTCATCATCGTGGATCTGCTAATGCTGTCTACTTCACCGCCGTCATGGTCGGTTCTTTTCTCGCCCCCATGGCCGCTGGTACACAAGCTGCCAACCAAGGCTGGCGCTGGTCTTACTACACCCTGTCCATCTGCCTCACCAttctcttcgtcgtcttcatctttgcATTCGAGGAGACAAAGTACATTCCCGTCTCGGTCGGTGAGGCAGATAACGATGACGCATGTTCCGAGCAGAACCCCACCGAGAAGGACATTGActccaagaacaaggtcgGCAGTGATCTTGTCACCGTGGCTACTCATACTGACCCCACCATCCCCATGAACTCATACCGTCAGTGCATGCGTTTGACCACCACGACAAGCGAATCGCTCCCTCGTTTGTTCATGATGCCTTTCCATGTCATCACCCTTCCCCACGTCATGTTCACGGCTCTGCAGTTTGCTTCTGGAGTCTGCTGGCTTGTCATCTTCATGCAGATCATCTCCATTGTCTTCTCAGCTCCTCCCTATAGCTTCACCACCGCTGGTATTGGATACATGGCTCTTGGTCCGTTTGTTGGTAACATCTTTGGAAGTATTTATGGAGGACCTCTTGCAGACTGGACTGTTGTTCGACTTGCACGACGCAATGGTGGTGTCTACGAGCCTGAGATGCGATTGTATCCTCTTGTCATTCCTACCTTTTTCATGGCTGGTGGAATCATCATGTTTGGCGCTACAGCTGCTCGA GGCATGCACTGGATCTACCCATCCCTGGGTGGAGCATTCTTTGCCTTTGGCCTCGGTGCCAACGGTGACATCACCTTTactctcatcatcgacaCATATCGCGAGCTTGTCGCTGAAGCCTTCATCGGTATTGCTTTCTTGCGAAACGCCGTCTCTGTTGGTGTCACCTTTGCCATCGTTCCTTGGATGACATCCATGGGTCTTACCAACATGTTCATCATCAGTGGCTGCATTGCATTCGCCATTGGTTCTCTCTTTGTGCCCATGATCATCTACGGCAAGAAGATTCGCACTACTTTGGCACCTCGCTATTGGAAGCTCGTCGAGATGCGGTCACGTATTTGA
- a CDS encoding uncharacterized protein (uncharacterized protein family UPF0311), whose protein sequence is MSSHVPSPGNDFSPSEADIPTMRMPHLEFIYRIVAEMDKDGVTEIAGIDGTSKSRVVLPIQGGQVNGPQIKGIIVDKSGADWAEVINPNKSLVRLNAMYTLRTHDNVHILVKAQGIYRTGPGVEEQVGERDTVTQDEMEYFTHIKFEAPGDSSYGWLNSVVAIGAMIMSEGRPVIDCYRLTNFPGKRAANL, encoded by the exons ATGTCTTCTCACGTACCATCTCCCGGAAATGACTTCTCTCCTTCCGAAGCCGATATTCCAACAATGCGCATGCCGCATCTAGAGTTCATCTACCGCATCGTTGCCGAGATGGACAAAGACGGGGTTACCGAGATTGCAGGCATCGACGGCACCTCCAAGAGCAGAGTTGTCCTCCCCATCCAAGGAGGCCAAGTCAATGGCCCTCAGATAAAGGGAATCATCGTTGACAAGAGTGGTGCCGACTGGGCCGAAGTCATTAATCCCAATAAG TCGCTTGTTCGGTTAAATGCCATGTACACGCTGCGAACTCATGATAACGTACATATCCTTGTTAAAGCACAGGGCATCTATCGTACTGGACCTGGAGTGGAGGAGCAGGTGGGAGAGCGGGATACTGTTACgcaagatgagatggagtATTTTACGCATATCAAGTTTGAGGCCCCTGGTGACAGTTCGTACGGCTGGTTGAATAGCGTTGTTGCTATCGGGGCCATGATCATGTCGGAGGGGAGACCAGTTATTGACTGTTATCGGTTGACTAATTTTCCTGGAAAGAGAGCAGCAAACTTGTAG
- a CDS encoding amidase signature domain-containing protein, which yields MPATTTNWKTIAAQHREKQRDAVPTEWLLPEKQLQGLKNNGDGNGSKLIESKAVQRSGLLTEKEIVITERYTAAELLSKIHSQELSSEEVTVAFSKRASLAQQLTSCLTEIMFKEGIQRAKELDEQLKTTGKLAGPLHGLPISLKDSYRVKGHHATVGYVEFLRQPIPDHNSALVDLLLDAGAVLYCKTNLPQTMMTADSENNIFGRTLNPHNTSLTAGGSTGGEGALVAFRGSPLGVGSDIAGSIRIPSLCCGIYGFKPTSERVPFGGQSEYPFPKDHIPGIAPVGGPMANSIEDLELFMKITLAQRPWNYDPTVVDIPWRDLGEADTKLTIGVMAEDPEYPLHPPVRRALAKAASSLENAGHKLVYLSQDPKRNAGLGARIGFQLFSIMGPDLDTVSREIGEPLVNSVAIAVHPFANGNFPVPPDLEIPAKISRLNEVRFEYLKAWQETYRDNKLDVILAPGAATTAIPHDTYGVPIYTLMWNVLDFPAGIIPFGNSSKFEDSEHVKAKAPFDPDYIPEATDGAPTAIQIIAPRFRDEECLRAMNIVDKAIRNSRAEKL from the exons ATGCCTGCTACTACTACCAACTGGAAGACCATTGCTGCTCAGCACCGCGAGAAGCAGCGTGATGCTGTACCGACAGAATGGCTCCTCCCAGAGAAACAGCTCCAGGGGCTGAAGAATAATGGAGATGGTAATGGTAGCAAGCTTATTGAATCCAAGGCTGTTCAGAGGTCTGGACTTTTGAcggagaaggagattgttATCACGGAAAGGTATACTGCTGCTGAGTTATTGAGCAAGATACATTCTCAAGAGCTCTCTTCAGAGGAAGTTACTGTGGCGTTTTCCAAGCGTGCAAGTCTTGCTCAACAATTG ACATCGTGTTTGACCGAGATTATGTTCAAGGAGGGCATTCAAAGAGCtaaagagcttgatgagcaATTAAAGACAACTGGAAAGCTGGCTGGTCCACTCCACGGATTGCCCATCAGTCTGAAG GACTCATATCGCGTAAAAGGCCATCATGCCACCGTTGGATATGTCGAGTTTCTTCGTCAGCCAATTCCTGACCACAACTCTGCACTCGTTGACCTGTTGCTCGACGCTGGAGCTGTTTTGTACTGCAAGACAAACCTGCCCCAGACAATGATG ACAGCAGATTCGGAAAACAACATTTTTGGAAGAACTCTCAACCCTCACAACACCAGCCTTACAGCAGGTGGTTCAACCGGCGGTGAAGGTGCTCTCGTCGCCTTTAGAGGATCTCCCCTCGGCGTCGGCAGTGACATCGCCGGCTCCATCCGCATTCCCTCCTTATGCTGCGGTATCTACGGATTCAAACCCACCTCTGAGCGTGTTCCCTTCGGAGGCCAATCAGAATATCCTTTTCCTAAGGACCATATCCCCGGTATTGCGCCAGTCGGTGGACCCATGGCCAACTCCATCGAAGATCTCGAGTTATTCATGAAGATTACTCTTGCTCAACGACCTTGGAATTACGACCCCACTGTTGTTGATATCCCCTGGAGAGACCTTGGTGAGGCAGATACTAAGCTTACCATTGGTGTGATGGCTGAAGATCCGGAATATCCTCTGCATCCACCTGTTCGACGTGCTTTAGCAAAGGCTGCTTCTTCGCTTGAGAACGCAGGCCATAAGCTCGTTTATCTCTCTCAAGATCCTAAGCGCAATGCTGGCCTTGGTGCAAGAATCGGATTCCAGTTATTCAGTATCATGGGTCCTGATCTCGATACCGTCTCTCGAGAGATCGGTGAGCCACTTGTTAACTCTGTGGCTATCGCTGTTCATCCCTTTGCTAACGGCAACTTCCCTGTTCCTCCGGATCTGGAGATTCCTGCGAAGATATCTCGGCTGAATGAGGTTCGCTTTGAGTACCTTAAGGCTTGGCAGGAGACGTATCGGGATAACAAGCTTGATGTTATTCTTGCTCCTGGAGCTGCTACCACGGCTATTCCTCATGATACATATGGTGTTCCCATTTACACTCTTATGTGGAATGTGTTGGAT TTCCCTGCTGGTATTATTCCCTTCGGCAACTCATCCAAGTTTGAAGACTCCGAACACGTTAAGGCCAAGGCCCCATTCGACCCCGATT ACATTCCAGAGGCTACAGACGGAGCACCGACCGCAATTCAAATCATTGCACCACGATTTAGAGACGAAGAATGTCTCCGAGCGATGAACATAGTAGACAAGGCCATTAGGAACTCCCGAGCAGAGAAGCTTTAG